Proteins co-encoded in one Astatotilapia calliptera chromosome 18, fAstCal1.2, whole genome shotgun sequence genomic window:
- the crtc1a gene encoding CREB-regulated transcription coactivator 1 isoform X2, whose translation MATSNNPRKFSEKIALHNQKQAEETAAFDEVMKDLSITRAARLQLQKTKYLQLGQNRGQYYGGSLPNVNQIGNSTIDVPFQNSGLDMNRSTRHHGLVERVYRDRNRITSPHRKPLSVDKHGRQIDSCPYGSVYLSPPPDTSWRRTNSDSALHQCTLIPAQQASFTGGSQELQPKRVLLLTVPGSEAIKQEVDEDGQKHNWDSKKNISRSKPCKVPGIHIFPSPEQQLTASMKPAAHNTGGSLPDLTNIQFPPPLPTPLDHDDPAAASFGSQSSTQALGNTQGVNTSQPTVAMEIQAGQDSVIPLILNAGDSHQHQNLQLSPTTPPLTLSQAAINAMNLEQQLSQYAFFSQQPSSQTHPNQQAGLVQLPSSVNSCSPSDNQASSQTNMTIDMNAASSLQQYRSRVGSSANQSPTSPVSNQGFSPGGSPQHNSILGSVFADFYDQQLPSIQASALSQQLEQFNMMETPISSDSLYNQNSTLNYSQALMMGLTGHCNPQDSQQLGYSSHGNIPNIILTVSGESPPSLPKDLSGSLPTDVSFDVDSQFPLDDLKIDPLTLDGLHMLNDPDMVLTDPATEDAFRLDRL comes from the exons TTGCAGTTGCAGAAGACCAAATATTTGCAGCTGGGGCAGAACCGTGGGCAGTACTATGGAGGATCCTTGCCAAACGTCAATCAGATTGGAAACAGCACGATCGACGTGCCTTTTCAG AATTCAGGGCTCGACATGAACAGGTCGACGCGACACCACGGATTGGTGGAAAGAGTCTACCGCGATCGGAACCGCATCACATCGCCCCACCGGAAACCCCTGTCTGTTGACAAACACGGACGACAG ATTGACAGCTGTCCATATGGCTCAGTATATCTCTCGCCGCCACCTGATACTAGTTGGAGGAG GACAAACTCTGACTCAGCACTGCATCAGTGCACACTAATTCCTGCCCAGCAGGCCTCCTTCACTGGAGGATCACAGGAGCTGCAGCCAAAACGAG TCCTCCTACTCACTGTACCGGGGTCTGAAGCAATTAAACAAGAGGTGGATGAAGATGGACAGAAACATAACTGGGACAGCAAAAAA AACATTTCAAGATCCAAGCCCTGCAAAGTTCCTGGAATCCA cattttCCCGTCTCCAGAACAGCAGCTGACCGCTTCGATGAAACCAGCAGCCCACAACACTGGCGGCTCTCTTCCCGATCTGACCAACATCCAGTTCCCTCCTCCGCTGCCCACCCCGCTCGACCACGACGACCCAGCTGCCGCCTCGTTCGGCTCCCAGAGCAGCACGCAGGCTCTGGGTAACACACAAG GAGTGAACACGTCTCAACCCACAGTAGCCATGGAAATCCAGGCCGGGCAGGATAGTGTGATTCCTCTCATCCTGAACGCGGGAGACTCCCACCAGCACCAGAACCTGCAGCTCTCCCCAACAACTCcacctctcactctctcccag GCAGCCATTAATGCCATGAACCTGGAGCAGCAGCTGTCCCAGTACGCCTTCTTCAGCCAGCAGCCGTCGTCCCAGACACACCCAAACCAGCAA GCGGGTCTGGTCCAGCTGCCGTCCTCGGTGAACTCCTGCTCCCCGTCAGACAACCAGGCGTCCTCGCAAACCAACATGACCATCGACATGAACGCG GCCTCGTCCCTTCAACAGTACCGCAGTAGGGTTGGATCCTCTGCCAATCAATCTCCAACCTCTCCCGTCTCCAATCAAGGCTTCTCACCCGGAGGCTCGCCTCAA CACAACTCCATACTGGGCAGCGTGTTTGCAGACTTCTACGACCAGCAGCTGCCTTCCATTCAAGCCAGTGCGCTCTCACAGCAG TTGGAGCAGTTCAACATGATGGAGACCCCCATCAGCTCTGACAGCCTGTACAACCAGAACTCCACCCTCAATTACTCCCAGGCTCTTATGATGGGTTTGACTGGCCACTGCAACCCTCAGGACTCGCAGCAGCTTGGATACAGTAGCCATGGCAACATCCCCAACATCATTCTCACAG TGAGTGGAGAGTCTCCACCCAGCCTGCCCAAGGACCTGTCTGGCTCCCTGCCCACAGATGTCAGCTTTGATGTGGACTCTCAGTTCCCGCTGGACGATCTGAAAATCGACCCGCTGACGTTGGATGGCCTGCACATGCTCAATGACCCGGACATGGTCCTCACCGATCCCGCCACCGAGGATGCATTTCGCCTTGACAGGCTGTAA
- the crtc1a gene encoding CREB-regulated transcription coactivator 1 isoform X1, with product MATSNNPRKFSEKIALHNQKQAEETAAFDEVMKDLSITRAARLQLQKTKYLQLGQNRGQYYGGSLPNVNQIGNSTIDVPFQNSGLDMNRSTRHHGLVERVYRDRNRITSPHRKPLSVDKHGRQIDSCPYGSVYLSPPPDTSWRRTNSDSALHQCTLIPAQQASFTGGSQELQPKRVLLLTVPGSEAIKQEVDEDGQKHNWDSKKNISRSKPCKVPGIHIFPSPEQQLTASMKPAAHNTGGSLPDLTNIQFPPPLPTPLDHDDPAAASFGSQSSTQALGNTQGVNTSQPTVAMEIQAGQDSVIPLILNAGDSHQHQNLQLSPTTPPLTLSQAAINAMNLEQQLSQYAFFSQQPSSQTHPNQQQAGLVQLPSSVNSCSPSDNQASSQTNMTIDMNAASSLQQYRSRVGSSANQSPTSPVSNQGFSPGGSPQHNSILGSVFADFYDQQLPSIQASALSQQLEQFNMMETPISSDSLYNQNSTLNYSQALMMGLTGHCNPQDSQQLGYSSHGNIPNIILTVSGESPPSLPKDLSGSLPTDVSFDVDSQFPLDDLKIDPLTLDGLHMLNDPDMVLTDPATEDAFRLDRL from the exons TTGCAGTTGCAGAAGACCAAATATTTGCAGCTGGGGCAGAACCGTGGGCAGTACTATGGAGGATCCTTGCCAAACGTCAATCAGATTGGAAACAGCACGATCGACGTGCCTTTTCAG AATTCAGGGCTCGACATGAACAGGTCGACGCGACACCACGGATTGGTGGAAAGAGTCTACCGCGATCGGAACCGCATCACATCGCCCCACCGGAAACCCCTGTCTGTTGACAAACACGGACGACAG ATTGACAGCTGTCCATATGGCTCAGTATATCTCTCGCCGCCACCTGATACTAGTTGGAGGAG GACAAACTCTGACTCAGCACTGCATCAGTGCACACTAATTCCTGCCCAGCAGGCCTCCTTCACTGGAGGATCACAGGAGCTGCAGCCAAAACGAG TCCTCCTACTCACTGTACCGGGGTCTGAAGCAATTAAACAAGAGGTGGATGAAGATGGACAGAAACATAACTGGGACAGCAAAAAA AACATTTCAAGATCCAAGCCCTGCAAAGTTCCTGGAATCCA cattttCCCGTCTCCAGAACAGCAGCTGACCGCTTCGATGAAACCAGCAGCCCACAACACTGGCGGCTCTCTTCCCGATCTGACCAACATCCAGTTCCCTCCTCCGCTGCCCACCCCGCTCGACCACGACGACCCAGCTGCCGCCTCGTTCGGCTCCCAGAGCAGCACGCAGGCTCTGGGTAACACACAAG GAGTGAACACGTCTCAACCCACAGTAGCCATGGAAATCCAGGCCGGGCAGGATAGTGTGATTCCTCTCATCCTGAACGCGGGAGACTCCCACCAGCACCAGAACCTGCAGCTCTCCCCAACAACTCcacctctcactctctcccag GCAGCCATTAATGCCATGAACCTGGAGCAGCAGCTGTCCCAGTACGCCTTCTTCAGCCAGCAGCCGTCGTCCCAGACACACCCAAACCAGCAA CAGGCGGGTCTGGTCCAGCTGCCGTCCTCGGTGAACTCCTGCTCCCCGTCAGACAACCAGGCGTCCTCGCAAACCAACATGACCATCGACATGAACGCG GCCTCGTCCCTTCAACAGTACCGCAGTAGGGTTGGATCCTCTGCCAATCAATCTCCAACCTCTCCCGTCTCCAATCAAGGCTTCTCACCCGGAGGCTCGCCTCAA CACAACTCCATACTGGGCAGCGTGTTTGCAGACTTCTACGACCAGCAGCTGCCTTCCATTCAAGCCAGTGCGCTCTCACAGCAG TTGGAGCAGTTCAACATGATGGAGACCCCCATCAGCTCTGACAGCCTGTACAACCAGAACTCCACCCTCAATTACTCCCAGGCTCTTATGATGGGTTTGACTGGCCACTGCAACCCTCAGGACTCGCAGCAGCTTGGATACAGTAGCCATGGCAACATCCCCAACATCATTCTCACAG TGAGTGGAGAGTCTCCACCCAGCCTGCCCAAGGACCTGTCTGGCTCCCTGCCCACAGATGTCAGCTTTGATGTGGACTCTCAGTTCCCGCTGGACGATCTGAAAATCGACCCGCTGACGTTGGATGGCCTGCACATGCTCAATGACCCGGACATGGTCCTCACCGATCCCGCCACCGAGGATGCATTTCGCCTTGACAGGCTGTAA
- the crtc1a gene encoding CREB-regulated transcription coactivator 1 isoform X3, translating into MATSNNPRKFSEKIALHNQKQAEETAAFDEVMKDLSITRAARLQLQKTKYLQLGQNRGQYYGGSLPNVNQIGNSTIDVPFQNSGLDMNRSTRHHGLVERVYRDRNRITSPHRKPLSVDKHGRQIDSCPYGSVYLSPPPDTSWRRTNSDSALHQCTLIPAQQASFTGGSQELQPKRVLLLTVPGSEAIKQEVDEDGQKHNWDSKKNISRSKPCKVPGIHIFPSPEQQLTASMKPAAHNTGGSLPDLTNIQFPPPLPTPLDHDDPAAASFGSQSSTQALGNTQGVNTSQPTVAMEIQAGQDSVIPLILNAGDSHQHQNLQLSPTTPPLTLSQAAINAMNLEQQLSQYAFFSQQPSSQTHPNQQQAGLVQLPSSVNSCSPSDNQASSQTNMTIDMNAHNSILGSVFADFYDQQLPSIQASALSQQLEQFNMMETPISSDSLYNQNSTLNYSQALMMGLTGHCNPQDSQQLGYSSHGNIPNIILTVSGESPPSLPKDLSGSLPTDVSFDVDSQFPLDDLKIDPLTLDGLHMLNDPDMVLTDPATEDAFRLDRL; encoded by the exons TTGCAGTTGCAGAAGACCAAATATTTGCAGCTGGGGCAGAACCGTGGGCAGTACTATGGAGGATCCTTGCCAAACGTCAATCAGATTGGAAACAGCACGATCGACGTGCCTTTTCAG AATTCAGGGCTCGACATGAACAGGTCGACGCGACACCACGGATTGGTGGAAAGAGTCTACCGCGATCGGAACCGCATCACATCGCCCCACCGGAAACCCCTGTCTGTTGACAAACACGGACGACAG ATTGACAGCTGTCCATATGGCTCAGTATATCTCTCGCCGCCACCTGATACTAGTTGGAGGAG GACAAACTCTGACTCAGCACTGCATCAGTGCACACTAATTCCTGCCCAGCAGGCCTCCTTCACTGGAGGATCACAGGAGCTGCAGCCAAAACGAG TCCTCCTACTCACTGTACCGGGGTCTGAAGCAATTAAACAAGAGGTGGATGAAGATGGACAGAAACATAACTGGGACAGCAAAAAA AACATTTCAAGATCCAAGCCCTGCAAAGTTCCTGGAATCCA cattttCCCGTCTCCAGAACAGCAGCTGACCGCTTCGATGAAACCAGCAGCCCACAACACTGGCGGCTCTCTTCCCGATCTGACCAACATCCAGTTCCCTCCTCCGCTGCCCACCCCGCTCGACCACGACGACCCAGCTGCCGCCTCGTTCGGCTCCCAGAGCAGCACGCAGGCTCTGGGTAACACACAAG GAGTGAACACGTCTCAACCCACAGTAGCCATGGAAATCCAGGCCGGGCAGGATAGTGTGATTCCTCTCATCCTGAACGCGGGAGACTCCCACCAGCACCAGAACCTGCAGCTCTCCCCAACAACTCcacctctcactctctcccag GCAGCCATTAATGCCATGAACCTGGAGCAGCAGCTGTCCCAGTACGCCTTCTTCAGCCAGCAGCCGTCGTCCCAGACACACCCAAACCAGCAA CAGGCGGGTCTGGTCCAGCTGCCGTCCTCGGTGAACTCCTGCTCCCCGTCAGACAACCAGGCGTCCTCGCAAACCAACATGACCATCGACATGAACGCG CACAACTCCATACTGGGCAGCGTGTTTGCAGACTTCTACGACCAGCAGCTGCCTTCCATTCAAGCCAGTGCGCTCTCACAGCAG TTGGAGCAGTTCAACATGATGGAGACCCCCATCAGCTCTGACAGCCTGTACAACCAGAACTCCACCCTCAATTACTCCCAGGCTCTTATGATGGGTTTGACTGGCCACTGCAACCCTCAGGACTCGCAGCAGCTTGGATACAGTAGCCATGGCAACATCCCCAACATCATTCTCACAG TGAGTGGAGAGTCTCCACCCAGCCTGCCCAAGGACCTGTCTGGCTCCCTGCCCACAGATGTCAGCTTTGATGTGGACTCTCAGTTCCCGCTGGACGATCTGAAAATCGACCCGCTGACGTTGGATGGCCTGCACATGCTCAATGACCCGGACATGGTCCTCACCGATCCCGCCACCGAGGATGCATTTCGCCTTGACAGGCTGTAA